The proteins below come from a single Gammaproteobacteria bacterium genomic window:
- a CDS encoding TolC family protein yields MKLTAFPILSEFVCSVILCTTLASGAAFSEPLETTTATETVSLQQLFEHYQKTHPAFTSTEHRNRLAENSLSSIKSGNDWNFSINSRYFKRESSREISNSAGTLLEVSDYENSSHSIRLRKRLWDLGASVSISQSYRRYPNNLSEHDNDLSINFDMPLWRGRGGLNYKSSYDSMELSAKSTSLSVEDQRESLLGSLGARFVRWSHAEELHQIRKQHLEQLNQLKSRANREISQREQLYFKHAIQTNNQELALTHTRLNSIKEALSQYAQMPNISSASPSYDLYEIKTLPDVANKNAIHNTRIVQIVDIQGKILQNRIKVATDDLNPFLSLSLSQTYSGSDSEFDQSYDFDSESYSLMLRLNRPIENNSAKTRLESVKIQQQMQKDGEQNLELNLTAGLLDLTGQLKGLSTAMSSKNQELNTASELMENEISLFIKNKLDISIVLSTLNRFIESKLEYADMATEYQTRYLSYQTLTDQLWQPNKKPE; encoded by the coding sequence ATGAAGTTAACAGCCTTTCCCATACTCAGCGAATTCGTTTGCTCGGTGATACTTTGCACCACACTAGCCAGCGGTGCAGCATTCAGTGAACCTTTAGAAACCACGACAGCGACAGAAACCGTCAGCCTGCAACAGCTATTCGAGCACTATCAAAAAACGCATCCGGCGTTTACGTCGACGGAACACCGAAACCGCTTAGCCGAAAACTCTCTAAGCTCTATCAAAAGTGGGAACGATTGGAATTTTTCTATAAACAGCCGTTACTTCAAGCGCGAATCCAGCAGGGAGATTTCCAACAGCGCTGGGACGCTTTTAGAAGTGAGCGACTATGAAAACAGTTCACATTCCATAAGACTGCGAAAACGTTTATGGGATCTAGGGGCATCCGTTTCAATTTCCCAATCTTACCGGCGCTATCCAAACAATCTAAGTGAACACGATAATGATCTGAGCATCAATTTTGACATGCCGTTGTGGAGAGGTAGAGGAGGTTTAAATTACAAATCTTCCTACGACTCAATGGAGCTATCCGCTAAATCCACGTCGCTTTCTGTTGAAGACCAACGCGAGTCCTTGCTTGGCTCTCTTGGGGCGCGCTTTGTCCGATGGTCCCACGCTGAAGAACTTCATCAAATCCGAAAACAACATTTAGAACAACTTAACCAGTTAAAATCGCGAGCCAATCGAGAGATTTCACAAAGAGAGCAATTGTATTTTAAACATGCTATTCAAACCAACAATCAAGAATTAGCATTAACCCACACCAGACTAAACTCCATAAAAGAGGCATTATCCCAATACGCACAAATGCCAAACATAAGCTCAGCAAGCCCCAGCTATGATTTGTATGAAATAAAAACTCTTCCTGATGTTGCGAATAAAAACGCTATTCATAACACTAGAATCGTACAAATTGTAGATATACAAGGCAAGATTCTGCAAAACAGAATTAAAGTAGCAACTGATGATTTGAATCCTTTTTTAAGCTTATCCCTAAGTCAAACCTACTCTGGTTCTGATTCTGAGTTTGATCAGTCCTACGACTTCGATAGTGAGTCATATAGCCTTATGCTCAGACTAAATAGACCCATAGAAAACAATTCCGCCAAAACTCGACTGGAAAGTGTAAAAATACAACAACAAATGCAAAAAGATGGGGAACAAAACTTAGAATTAAACCTTACTGCTGGGTTACTCGATTTGACCGGACAACTAAAAGGCCTTTCCACTGCAATGTCTTCCAAAAACCAAGAACTGAATACGGCTAGCGAGTTAATGGAAAATGAAATTTCACTATTTATCAAAAACAAACTTGATATAAGTATTGTCTTAAGCACCTTGAACCGTTTCATCGAAAGTAAACTGGAATATGCCGATATGGCCACTGAATACCAAACTCGCTATCTGAGTTACCAAACACTTACAGATCAACTGTGGCAACCAAACAAGAAACCCGAGTAA
- a CDS encoding DUF1439 domain-containing protein yields MVKVLILLLLANLALASNALAYTFKFTEAELQEKVSAMMPLTRKKFMVTVVVSNPKLQLPTTGNLIQVTVDLQATIPGGLKANGTAQVSGTINYNREKGSFHLKNPEIQQLDIHGLPQKMHGTVKNLAQNGLIRTMHKKPLYTLKDDKLKHKMAKATLKSVSVKDGVLHVEMGW; encoded by the coding sequence ATGGTAAAAGTGTTAATATTGCTTCTACTGGCCAATCTTGCCTTGGCTTCCAATGCGCTGGCTTATACGTTCAAATTTACCGAAGCCGAATTGCAAGAGAAAGTGAGCGCCATGATGCCGCTGACGCGGAAGAAATTCATGGTGACGGTGGTGGTTAGCAATCCTAAATTGCAATTACCCACAACCGGTAATCTCATACAAGTCACCGTTGATTTACAAGCCACCATTCCCGGCGGCTTAAAAGCCAATGGCACGGCGCAAGTGAGTGGTACCATCAATTACAATCGAGAGAAAGGGTCGTTTCACCTGAAAAACCCCGAAATCCAACAACTGGACATACATGGGCTACCGCAAAAGATGCACGGCACCGTGAAGAATCTGGCACAAAACGGCCTGATTCGCACCATGCATAAAAAACCCCTATACACCCTCAAAGACGATAAGCTCAAACACAAAATGGCCAAAGCTACCTTGAAGTCGGTCTCTGTTAAAGACGGCGTCTTGCATGTGGAAATGGGTTGGTAA
- a CDS encoding OmpA family protein, which produces MNLRTVKILKAAGFTILPLALAVGCTSNGVKTTSIETVEKEVVVEKSLDDMFKDISDNLISESMNSESVTVENQIKAEEIASSEAAMEPSALEDTLTHTDTNTAAVETESDGFMQVNLSEPDTGLMSLPEKTLFNFGANQSQISETDIEILQQHAAYLMTNPGKRLVVEAHSDAQGSAAYNYKLSGKRAEYIVNILVTHGVPSDLIKVNNYGESFPLHDEKNWDENRRVEIKYENTDSADDLLVSAE; this is translated from the coding sequence ATGAACTTACGAACTGTAAAAATTTTGAAAGCCGCCGGTTTTACGATTTTACCTTTGGCTTTGGCCGTGGGCTGTACCAGCAATGGTGTTAAAACTACTTCGATTGAAACCGTGGAAAAGGAAGTCGTCGTTGAAAAATCCCTGGACGATATGTTCAAGGACATTAGCGACAATTTGATCAGCGAATCCATGAACAGCGAAAGTGTTACTGTGGAAAACCAAATCAAAGCTGAAGAAATCGCTTCCAGTGAAGCAGCTATGGAGCCTTCTGCCTTAGAAGATACATTGACCCATACAGACACCAATACGGCGGCGGTGGAGACCGAATCCGACGGTTTTATGCAGGTCAATCTGTCAGAACCGGATACCGGTCTGATGAGTCTGCCTGAAAAAACGCTGTTTAACTTTGGCGCCAATCAGTCTCAAATCTCCGAAACGGATATTGAGATCCTGCAACAGCATGCAGCATATTTGATGACCAATCCCGGTAAGCGTCTGGTAGTTGAAGCTCATTCCGACGCTCAAGGTTCTGCTGCTTACAACTACAAGCTCAGTGGCAAACGTGCCGAGTACATCGTCAATATTTTGGTAACCCATGGTGTGCCTAGTGATTTAATCAAGGTGAACAACTATGGTGAATCTTTCCCGCTGCACGATGAGAAAAACTGGGATGAGAACCGCCGTGTAGAGATCAAATACGAAAACACGGACAGTGCTGACGACTTACTGGTCAGCGCTGAATAA
- a CDS encoding serine protease, producing the protein MLTMLRHPSIILTLSFLLWAPISAAKSLPKKILDTVYASTFEVVVKKVGEGALEYEKPLPMDRIPFHIRNDKYWSIGTAFAIGKNTFVTAAHVFMLSRDSQYEGYYLRDTKGKVYEVGTVSKYSGKKDFIVFSLKSHKVKKFLKLNKKLDLNEAVYSVGNALGEGVVIRDGLYTSNTPEQESGEWNWMRFSAAASPGNSGGPLLDSKGQVVGIVLRKSENENLNYALPIKLVSAAPKNLATDNALFRYGIDNMDYSYTERFTFKDKLPLSFAELSKRLIKANNEFTLSLSKKMLAENAKDIFPNGEGSRDLLHRTYAAEFPHLVWQKGDRTWAPYLPTDIRKSDLGSNGYLKIGNLRSTVMMQIRKPDDLQSSTFLKDGKTLLDLVLKAIPFTRNVGGESIRILSMGGPRVDEIYQDRYKRKWFYRVWDIPYDDSSIVMMSLPTPNGNVSMLRRSATSQILAHADDMKVLSDFLYLSYYGSLSEWDQFLARKDLLPEAFNTVVLKYKAGQVVEFKSDSVSFSYDAELMNITDKSDIFLNMSYLKQGDKVDWGITRVAVGEEINSGRYFDVTMNIKPSDQMNDSDKSRWKKLANEEFPYNGESFFKNRSTSISALYARKVPSDERVNQPALFSVSYSIDGKIEQQAAEEKLQSFMKRLTISDR; encoded by the coding sequence ATGTTAACAATGTTGCGTCATCCCTCTATTATTCTTACTCTCAGTTTCCTGCTCTGGGCCCCCATCAGTGCTGCTAAATCACTTCCCAAAAAAATCTTGGATACGGTGTACGCTTCTACTTTTGAAGTGGTTGTGAAAAAAGTGGGTGAAGGGGCATTGGAATATGAAAAGCCATTGCCGATGGATCGTATTCCCTTTCATATTCGCAATGATAAATACTGGTCCATAGGTACAGCGTTTGCTATCGGTAAAAATACATTTGTAACTGCCGCTCATGTATTCATGTTAAGCCGAGACAGCCAATATGAAGGCTACTATCTGCGCGACACTAAAGGTAAGGTCTATGAAGTGGGCACAGTAAGCAAATATTCCGGAAAAAAAGACTTTATTGTTTTTTCCTTGAAATCTCACAAGGTTAAGAAGTTTCTTAAGTTAAACAAGAAGCTGGATTTGAACGAAGCGGTATATTCTGTGGGAAATGCATTGGGAGAAGGGGTTGTCATTCGAGACGGTTTGTACACGTCCAATACCCCGGAACAGGAGTCGGGCGAATGGAATTGGATGCGCTTTTCCGCCGCGGCCTCTCCCGGCAACAGTGGTGGCCCCTTGTTGGATAGCAAAGGTCAAGTTGTGGGAATTGTATTGCGCAAATCCGAAAACGAAAACCTGAATTATGCTCTTCCCATTAAGTTGGTGTCCGCGGCTCCAAAGAACCTGGCTACCGACAACGCACTTTTTCGTTATGGTATCGACAATATGGATTACTCCTATACTGAGCGATTTACTTTTAAGGACAAGTTGCCTCTGAGCTTCGCCGAACTCAGTAAGCGTTTGATAAAGGCGAACAATGAATTTACCTTGAGTTTGTCTAAAAAAATGCTGGCAGAAAATGCCAAAGATATTTTTCCCAATGGTGAGGGGTCCCGCGATTTGTTGCATCGTACTTATGCGGCTGAGTTTCCCCACTTAGTATGGCAAAAGGGTGATCGTACATGGGCGCCGTATTTGCCCACAGATATACGCAAGTCAGATCTGGGTAGTAATGGTTACTTGAAAATTGGCAATTTGCGCAGTACCGTGATGATGCAAATCCGAAAACCCGACGATCTGCAAAGCTCCACATTTTTGAAAGACGGAAAAACCTTATTGGACCTGGTTCTCAAGGCCATACCGTTTACGCGAAATGTGGGTGGCGAAAGTATTCGTATCCTGTCCATGGGCGGACCTCGGGTAGATGAGATTTATCAAGATCGTTACAAGCGCAAATGGTTTTACAGGGTGTGGGATATTCCGTACGATGACTCATCTATTGTGATGATGTCCCTGCCAACTCCTAACGGCAATGTTTCCATGTTACGGCGTTCCGCTACTTCACAGATTTTAGCTCATGCGGATGATATGAAAGTGTTGTCGGATTTTCTGTATTTGTCTTATTACGGTAGCTTGTCTGAATGGGATCAGTTCCTGGCACGCAAAGATCTGTTACCGGAAGCATTCAATACTGTAGTTTTGAAATATAAGGCAGGGCAAGTAGTGGAGTTTAAATCCGACAGTGTGTCGTTCAGCTATGATGCCGAACTTATGAATATTACGGATAAGAGTGACATTTTCCTCAATATGTCTTATTTAAAACAGGGCGATAAGGTGGACTGGGGGATCACCCGAGTGGCAGTTGGTGAGGAGATTAATAGTGGTCGCTATTTTGATGTTACCATGAATATCAAACCCAGCGACCAGATGAATGATTCGGATAAAAGCCGTTGGAAGAAACTGGCGAATGAGGAATTTCCCTATAATGGGGAATCCTTTTTCAAAAACCGCTCCACCAGCATCAGTGCTTTGTATGCGCGTAAGGTGCCGAGTGATGAGCGTGTGAACCAACCGGCCTTGTTCTCCGTTTCCTATTCCATAGACGGCAAAATCGAACAACAGGCAGCGGAAGAAAAATTGCAGTCCTTTATGAAGCGGCTGACCATAAGCGATCGATAG
- a CDS encoding cytochrome c translates to MTNGLEEGESQVPKTSGIQGRLLLGVLAIVMGSCGESRDQKTSLELPEPESSSALLYLEKCSTCHAAPAPGKHSARLWPAILQRMQMRMKSKGVQQLSNVELSLLVEYLQKHGKQSKHRSEQD, encoded by the coding sequence ATGACAAACGGGCTTGAAGAAGGGGAATCTCAGGTTCCCAAAACATCAGGGATACAGGGGAGACTGCTGTTAGGGGTGCTGGCGATAGTCATGGGATCTTGTGGTGAGTCGCGGGATCAGAAAACATCACTAGAGCTGCCCGAACCTGAATCCAGTTCAGCGCTTTTGTATCTTGAAAAATGTTCTACTTGTCATGCTGCTCCGGCCCCGGGTAAACACAGCGCTCGGTTGTGGCCCGCAATACTCCAAAGGATGCAAATGCGCATGAAAAGCAAAGGCGTGCAACAACTGAGTAATGTAGAGTTGTCCCTATTAGTGGAGTATTTGCAAAAACATGGCAAACAATCCAAACACCGTTCCGAGCAGGATTAA
- a CDS encoding 4Fe-4S binding protein, whose protein sequence is MNNQDSLKDIPITVVPGPVNRLHWQRRAVQILTVTLLVLVPLTGLLRIDPIAGAFVILGRQIWWSDFFLIFGMWILLASALVLVYSTLGTAFCGWSCPQNSLSEWANAMTKKLLGKRAEISLEGRKMALASRKNRWLNWGVLSGMMLLVSAFFALIPLLYFYPPQIIWAFITVQDNAGLAASLHYIYIIFVLLVLLDVAFIRHFWCRFMCIYKVWQHGFKTQQTLHIHYDETRSTECKKCNFCTTACFLELDPKQTNVYDSCVNCGECITACARLQAKKSKPALLSFKIGQTNPDKMANVSTRLAGLSTRVRWTLPFTTLGLLMFVWGLYSYEPYHLSVYRADQNHGSAIRDYRVAVFNKRYENARLSVSIEGLDRDAYSITKPSVEFTAAGRIDLELRISAAMPQGLHSFFVRVQSTDGWQARYRVQHFVGRT, encoded by the coding sequence ATGAATAACCAGGATTCGTTAAAAGATATTCCCATTACGGTGGTGCCGGGCCCTGTCAATCGCCTGCATTGGCAACGGCGGGCGGTGCAAATACTGACCGTCACTCTGCTGGTTTTGGTGCCTCTCACGGGATTGTTGCGCATCGACCCTATTGCCGGGGCATTTGTGATCTTGGGACGTCAAATCTGGTGGTCCGATTTTTTCCTTATTTTTGGTATGTGGATTTTATTGGCCAGCGCCTTGGTATTGGTGTATTCCACCCTAGGTACGGCGTTCTGTGGGTGGTCCTGTCCTCAAAACAGTTTGTCGGAATGGGCCAACGCCATGACCAAAAAGCTCTTGGGGAAACGGGCTGAAATCAGTTTAGAGGGGCGGAAAATGGCACTGGCCTCGCGTAAAAACCGTTGGCTAAACTGGGGTGTTTTATCCGGTATGATGTTGTTGGTTTCCGCGTTTTTTGCGCTTATACCCTTACTTTATTTTTATCCGCCTCAAATAATCTGGGCTTTTATCACTGTACAGGATAACGCGGGTTTGGCCGCATCTCTACATTATATATATATAATTTTTGTGCTGCTGGTATTGTTGGATGTGGCTTTTATTCGCCATTTTTGGTGTCGATTTATGTGTATTTACAAAGTTTGGCAGCACGGTTTCAAGACGCAGCAGACCTTGCATATACACTACGATGAAACACGCTCCACAGAATGCAAAAAGTGTAATTTTTGCACCACGGCCTGTTTTTTGGAACTGGACCCCAAGCAAACCAATGTCTATGACAGCTGTGTCAACTGTGGTGAGTGCATAACTGCTTGTGCACGATTGCAAGCCAAAAAGTCCAAACCGGCTCTGTTAAGTTTCAAAATCGGACAAACCAACCCCGATAAAATGGCCAATGTAAGTACACGACTGGCCGGATTATCCACGCGAGTGCGTTGGACATTACCTTTTACGACCTTAGGTTTATTGATGTTCGTTTGGGGTTTGTACTCCTATGAACCCTATCACTTATCCGTGTACCGGGCTGACCAGAATCATGGTAGTGCCATTCGTGACTATCGGGTGGCGGTTTTTAACAAGCGATACGAAAATGCCCGTCTATCTGTTAGCATAGAAGGCTTGGATAGGGATGCATATAGTATTACCAAACCCAGCGTGGAATTTACCGCGGCGGGGCGTATCGATCTGGAATTGCGGATTTCCGCTGCTATGCCTCAGGGTTTGCACAGTTTTTTTGTACGGGTGCAATCAACGGATGGTTGGCAGGCGCGGTACCGAGTGCAACACTTTGTAGGCAGAACGTAA
- a CDS encoding fused MFS/spermidine synthase translates to MAITVSTFMLGLGLGSLVGARWFRRLGSPLKFFALFELGVAIMALLTPWLLQQLEPALALLAQVTDLGTWYALQFMAVAVILFIPAFLMGAGFPMVLRVVGVNHVGKVYGINTLGAALGALLPLLLLPTLGWVDAMRFVAICGAVVALCAWLLYSKSPVNQSAPVEQATVPGFDVASLITYAGIGAAAIILEVAWTRLFGMLLLRTEYVLALILAVFLLGMALGSLITHRLQHHIIGTALPLLVCSFGLAGLWLTPWLLNKMAVLEAESLPLAILQQGTAVVLLTLPVTLCLGAWLPWLTRKLRSNSTAGSMLYGANAVGGAVGGLLAAFVLTPTVGSSAAVVIASLMMLALGLRWSENRRAWLALPLFVLLAIPIWNMPSVSMLLPQAYAHSRDLAYREDAVNITHVVERESGERLLLADLQRMDASSDPTAVEVQKNQTRLPLLLHHYPKSVLFLGLGTGISAAGSLAYPDLQRTAVELSQGAIEAAASWFAPVNGDVSVYMNVVRDDARRFLMGSRQNYDVIIGDLFHPDLVGRSALLSVQQFQRAKQRLAEKGLFVQWLALNQFDKESLEIVLRSFQKVFPQAVLFADGFRVALVGRQDGPVNALEALNNMARLSEQQQYQVSGGEGVWTWLGRYWGPLALTEGVTQDEWAPQIEFKLPQARYNGQLDLAELLRYLLSVRPNMQQAQAQLQIPRAQLEAFERAYAATELSQRSWLAQLTGGAEQQRLLKFAYQANPKDRWVAYAIADGVMANAQQVVEVEKRQLLQSVLKIRPDHIGALKQLWQLEHAAGNTPVANKMLLDLKRINPFDTQLGKF, encoded by the coding sequence GTGGCAATCACCGTTAGCACTTTTATGTTGGGCTTGGGTTTGGGTAGTTTGGTCGGGGCACGGTGGTTTCGTCGCTTGGGCAGCCCGTTGAAATTTTTTGCGTTATTTGAATTGGGTGTCGCCATTATGGCCTTGCTGACGCCGTGGCTTTTGCAGCAGTTGGAACCGGCGCTGGCTCTGTTAGCTCAGGTCACCGATCTGGGTACCTGGTACGCACTGCAGTTTATGGCCGTGGCGGTTATATTGTTTATCCCGGCGTTTTTAATGGGCGCGGGTTTCCCTATGGTGCTTCGGGTGGTTGGGGTAAATCACGTCGGAAAGGTGTATGGGATAAACACTCTGGGGGCCGCGCTGGGGGCGCTACTTCCCTTGCTATTGTTACCAACCCTGGGTTGGGTGGACGCCATGAGGTTTGTGGCCATTTGCGGTGCGGTCGTCGCCTTATGTGCGTGGTTACTGTATAGCAAGTCCCCGGTTAACCAGAGTGCGCCGGTGGAGCAAGCCACTGTACCTGGTTTTGATGTGGCTTCCTTGATTACCTACGCCGGAATTGGGGCGGCAGCCATCATTTTAGAAGTGGCGTGGACACGTTTATTCGGAATGTTGTTGCTACGAACCGAATATGTATTGGCGTTGATATTAGCTGTGTTTTTGCTGGGAATGGCATTGGGCAGTTTGATTACTCATCGGTTGCAACACCATATCATCGGGACTGCCTTACCATTGTTGGTATGCTCATTCGGTTTGGCGGGATTGTGGTTAACGCCCTGGTTACTAAACAAAATGGCAGTGCTTGAAGCCGAGTCTTTACCGCTGGCTATCTTGCAACAGGGTACGGCAGTGGTTCTACTTACTTTGCCGGTGACCTTGTGTTTGGGAGCTTGGCTTCCCTGGTTGACAAGGAAATTGCGCAGTAATAGTACTGCCGGTTCCATGCTGTACGGCGCTAATGCAGTCGGTGGAGCCGTGGGAGGGTTATTAGCCGCGTTTGTTCTAACCCCGACCGTTGGCAGCAGCGCTGCCGTTGTTATTGCAAGCCTGATGATGTTGGCTTTGGGCTTACGTTGGAGTGAGAATCGGCGGGCATGGTTGGCTTTGCCTTTGTTTGTTTTACTGGCTATACCCATTTGGAATATGCCTTCTGTCAGTATGCTGTTACCGCAGGCTTACGCTCATAGTCGGGATCTGGCTTATCGGGAAGATGCCGTGAACATTACCCACGTGGTTGAACGCGAAAGTGGTGAAAGACTGTTGTTGGCGGATTTGCAACGAATGGATGCTTCCTCAGACCCGACTGCAGTGGAAGTGCAGAAAAACCAAACGCGCTTACCACTATTACTGCACCACTATCCTAAATCCGTTTTGTTTCTGGGTTTGGGGACAGGCATATCTGCTGCCGGTTCTCTTGCCTATCCCGATTTACAACGTACTGCGGTGGAACTGTCACAAGGTGCTATTGAAGCTGCGGCCTCTTGGTTTGCACCGGTTAATGGTGATGTTTCTGTGTACATGAATGTGGTGCGTGATGACGCACGACGTTTTCTCATGGGGAGCCGGCAAAATTATGATGTCATAATCGGTGATTTGTTTCATCCCGACTTAGTAGGACGCAGTGCCCTACTGTCTGTGCAGCAGTTCCAAAGGGCAAAGCAGCGTTTAGCTGAAAAGGGTTTGTTTGTTCAATGGTTGGCGCTGAATCAGTTTGACAAAGAGTCATTGGAGATTGTTCTACGCAGTTTTCAGAAAGTGTTTCCACAAGCGGTTTTGTTCGCGGATGGATTCCGGGTGGCGTTGGTGGGACGGCAGGACGGGCCTGTGAATGCACTAGAGGCCTTGAACAATATGGCAAGACTCTCAGAGCAACAGCAGTATCAGGTCAGTGGCGGTGAGGGGGTTTGGACCTGGCTGGGACGTTATTGGGGGCCATTGGCTTTGACTGAGGGGGTGACCCAGGACGAGTGGGCGCCACAGATCGAATTCAAATTACCCCAGGCGCGATATAACGGTCAGTTGGACCTGGCAGAGTTGTTACGCTATCTGTTGTCCGTGCGCCCAAATATGCAACAGGCTCAAGCACAATTACAAATACCTCGGGCACAACTTGAAGCTTTTGAACGGGCGTATGCGGCCACCGAGCTGTCACAGCGAAGCTGGTTGGCTCAGTTGACTGGAGGAGCGGAGCAACAACGGTTATTGAAATTTGCCTATCAAGCCAACCCCAAAGATCGTTGGGTTGCTTACGCCATCGCCGATGGTGTGATGGCCAATGCGCAGCAAGTTGTGGAAGTGGAAAAACGGCAGTTATTGCAGTCTGTGCTAAAAATTCGGCCCGACCATATTGGAGCCCTGAAACAATTGTGGCAACTGGAACACGCTGCCGGTAATACTCCGGTTGCAAATAAAATGTTACTGGATTTGAAGCGAATTAATCCATTTGATACTCAGTTGGGCAAATTTTAA
- a CDS encoding formylglycine-generating enzyme family protein: MNQRGQRSFALTPEEQQKRKFFLGATLITCIALAMVFGTIHVVKLGSNRMADMRSKAGYDLKDVDKHIRAAGEDIELHKQHELQKEAQITYAETEISTLLTSEKWQDVDSQVKIPAGYFSMGTDSERADPQNKPQHKVWTDAYYIDKYPVTYAQYARFVAKTNYRPPSDWKQGRIPDQKVLHPVTMVSWYDARNYCEFMGKRLPTEAEWEKAARGETGVRWPWGNEMDPTKLNTYYNVGATTVVDKYTQAVSPYGVFDMAGNVSEWTGSDFKPYSGSDAPGDLFKPKVVVAQTAQDRALKVADLVPVEKGVYKVRRGGSWKSDPFATAAYHRNFSLPYYASDFFGFRCAKNSDTIGEK, from the coding sequence GTGAACCAGCGTGGCCAACGTAGTTTTGCACTAACACCGGAAGAACAACAAAAACGTAAGTTCTTTTTGGGAGCCACCCTGATTACTTGTATAGCCTTAGCCATGGTATTTGGGACTATTCATGTTGTAAAACTGGGTTCTAACCGCATGGCAGATATGCGTTCCAAAGCAGGCTACGATTTAAAGGATGTAGACAAACATATACGTGCCGCAGGTGAAGATATAGAGTTACATAAGCAACACGAGCTTCAGAAAGAAGCTCAAATTACTTACGCAGAAACTGAAATTAGCACCTTGCTAACATCGGAAAAATGGCAGGATGTGGATTCACAAGTCAAAATTCCAGCAGGCTACTTTTCCATGGGGACGGACAGTGAACGTGCCGACCCGCAAAACAAACCTCAACACAAGGTTTGGACGGATGCTTATTATATTGATAAATATCCGGTGACGTACGCACAATATGCCCGATTCGTGGCAAAAACCAACTATCGGCCACCATCGGACTGGAAGCAGGGACGAATTCCGGATCAAAAAGTTTTACACCCTGTAACTATGGTGTCCTGGTATGATGCGAGAAATTATTGTGAGTTTATGGGTAAACGTTTACCCACCGAAGCAGAATGGGAAAAAGCCGCGCGCGGTGAAACTGGGGTTCGCTGGCCATGGGGCAACGAAATGGATCCAACGAAATTAAACACCTACTACAACGTGGGTGCTACCACTGTCGTGGATAAGTACACTCAAGCTGTCAGCCCATACGGTGTATTCGATATGGCAGGTAATGTGAGTGAATGGACCGGCAGTGACTTTAAGCCTTACTCCGGCTCCGATGCTCCCGGTGATTTGTTTAAACCGAAAGTGGTTGTGGCTCAAACGGCTCAAGACCGAGCGCTGAAAGTGGCTGATTTGGTGCCCGTTGAAAAAGGTGTATACAAAGTGCGTCGTGGAGGCTCATGGAAAAGTGATCCGTTTGCCACGGCTGCTTATCATCGAAATTTTTCCCTACCGTATTACGCATCGGATTTTTTTGGATTTCGATGTGCAAAGAACAGTGATACGATAGGTGAGAAATAA
- a CDS encoding cytochrome c: protein MKRGEVIILAVIGVSVLIGAGLKTLSMSKDTQPDRGIPFYSTAAKEQESQALLLMRKLDCRRCHAYGGLKNIMQSVPAPALDGIGSIREESWFYKYFSAENPQAVLPSRLKKEFQMPSYAGLDESDRRLLAMYMDSLKVEDWYLEQARKSEHEKLTGTPYQP, encoded by the coding sequence ATGAAGAGGGGTGAGGTTATTATACTGGCCGTGATTGGCGTGTCGGTATTAATTGGGGCAGGCTTAAAAACTCTGTCCATGTCCAAGGATACGCAACCGGATAGAGGTATACCATTTTATTCGACAGCCGCCAAGGAACAAGAATCGCAAGCTTTATTGCTCATGCGAAAACTGGATTGTCGACGTTGTCATGCTTACGGTGGCTTAAAAAACATCATGCAATCGGTACCGGCACCTGCATTGGATGGTATCGGCTCCATTCGCGAGGAATCCTGGTTTTATAAATATTTTTCTGCTGAAAATCCGCAAGCGGTACTCCCGTCACGACTTAAAAAAGAATTTCAAATGCCTTCCTATGCGGGGCTAGATGAAAGCGATCGTCGTTTGCTGGCAATGTATATGGATAGCCTTAAGGTCGAAGATTGGTATCTGGAACAAGCCAGGAAATCAGAACATGAAAAACTCACAGGAACACCGTATCAACCATGA